A genomic region of Metopolophium dirhodum isolate CAU chromosome 1, ASM1992520v1, whole genome shotgun sequence contains the following coding sequences:
- the LOC132933524 gene encoding kelch-like protein 2 has translation MGEKAMQHLPCEGKKFKSITFQNSSLSVEVFRALQSLRKDELLCDIKMETDDGRIIYGHKVVLASACPYFLAMFTNFNEKDKAANFLSMDYIKDKCTKFLETQLAPSNCIKTKRFADLHDCTKLKACSEAYIKTQFLEVVKYDDFLYLSPEELIEIITSNDLNAPLEQNVFETVINWVQHESDSRKQYFKNILAHVRLPLIPTEYLLNNVVGHSLIEISPECKNYVNYALNFNFIKTLQKITIPNKICCTRRSGNLNKIILMLSWADEETYINWYDPATNKWNVTSKFCQNRGTGSIMLIKHQFIVLVQPYCRTSEIIDLFSLKPRWIPMPLMKVNRRDFGVGLINHCVYIVGGIDSCSSSIVNSVVVFDINVQEWRRVASMSSKRGCPGIGVLNNLLYAVGGYDFSSGNMYLKSVECYDTTIGIWKLVAEMSEGRSDVSIGVLDGIIYAIGGYNELGYCKAVETYRPSDGFWTRIADLHMERIRPEVVTLHGLMYVMAGRPFKPHNDSVEIYNPKTNTWKLMESCVKGRSAFNSAVVIDRPPHF, from the exons ATGGGTGAAAAAGCTATGCAACATTTACCATGTGAaggtaaaaaattcaaatcaataacatttcaaaatagCTCACTCTCGGTGGAAGTATTTAGAGCCCTGCAATCTTTACGAAA aGATGAATTGTTATGTGATATAAAGATGGAAACAGATGACGGTAGAATCATTTATGGACACAAAGTTGTTTTAGCATCAGCTTGTCCATATTTCCTGGCCATGTTCACTAACTTTAATGAAAAGGATAAAG CTGCAAATTTCTTGTCAATGGActatataaaagataaatgtACTAAATTTTTGGAAACACAATTGGCTCCGTCCAATTGTATTAAAACCAAACGATTTGCTGACTTACACGACTGTACAAAATTGAAAGCATGTTCTGAAGCATATATTAAAACACAGTTTTT agaAGTGGTTAAATAtgatgattttttatatttatctcctgaagaattaattgaaataattaccaGTAATGACCTTAATGCTCCACTGGAACAAAAT GTGTTTGAAACTGTTATAAATTGGGTACAACACGAATCGGATagtagaaaacaatatttcaaaaatatactggCTCATGTAAGATTGCCATTAATACCAACTGAATATCTTTTAAATAATGTAGTTGGACATTCACTCATTGAAATAAGTCCTGAAT gtaaaaattatgtaaattatgctttgaattttaatttcataaagaCTTTACAAAAAATCACCATACCAAATAAAATTTGCTGTACACGGAGGTCTGGTAACTTAAACAAA attattcttATGCTAAGTTGGGCTGATGAAGAGACTTATATAAACTGGTATGACCCAGCAACAAACAAGTGGAACGTCACGTCAAAATTCTGTCAGAACCGTGGAACTGGGAGTATCATGTTAATAAaacatcaatttattgttttagtacAACCTTATTGCAGAACAAgtgaaattattgatttattttcacTAAAACCTCGTTGGATACCAATGCCTCTTATGAAAGTTAATCGACGAGATTTTGGAGTTGGCTTAATAAATCACTGTGTATATATC GTTGGTGGAATTGATAGTTGTTCTAGTTCTATAGTTAATAGTGTGGTGGTTTTCGATATCAATGTTCAAGAATGGCGAAGGGTTGCTAGTATGTCCAGTAAGAGAGGTTGTCCTGGTATCGGTGTACTCAATAATCTCTTATACGCG gtaggagGTTATGATTTTTCATCAGggaatatgtatttgaaatcGGTCGAATGTTATGATACCACAATTGGCATATGGAAACTAGTTGCAGAAATGTCCGAAGGTCGCAGTGATGTTAGTATAGGAGTTTTAGACGGTATTATATATGCTATTGGCGGTTATAATGAATTAGGATATTGTAAGGCTGTAGAGACATATAGACCAAGTGATGGCTTTTGGACTCGTATTGCTGATTTACATATGGAACGAATCCGTCCCg AAGTAGTCACATTACATGGTTTAATGTACGTTATGGCCGGAAGACCATTTAAACCACATAACGATTCTGTAGAAATCTACAACCCCAAGACCAATACATGGAAACTAATGGAGTCCTGTGTAAAGGGTAGAAGTGCCTTTAATAGTGCAGTAGTCATTGATAGGCCACCACATTTTTAA